A window from Chloracidobacterium sp. encodes these proteins:
- a CDS encoding aspartate carbamoyltransferase catalytic subunit, whose amino-acid sequence MKDFLDTSDLTPALVTELLDRAERFLPLTAAPDAVDDRLRGKHLVTLFSEASTRTRTSFELAAKRLGMKVVNIVVGMSSLAKGETLRDTILTLDAMMPDVVVVRHAVAGVPHFMARFSKAHFINAGDGEHEHPTQALLDAFTLRRRFGRLEGLEIAILGDIRHSRVARSNVRLLAMMGAHVRLGGPRTLRAPGIERFADGWPGTVRVTDSIREALTDADAVMVLRIQQERLDGAFFPSLGEYFTHFGLTRERLAWAKPDAPVLHPGPINREVEIASDVADGVQSLIQTQVTHGVAVRMALLEWLLSREATRPRANVS is encoded by the coding sequence ATGAAAGACTTCCTCGACACCAGCGATCTGACGCCTGCGCTTGTCACCGAGCTGCTTGATCGGGCTGAGCGCTTTTTGCCCCTAACAGCCGCGCCCGACGCCGTTGACGACCGCCTGCGGGGCAAGCATCTAGTGACGCTGTTTTCAGAAGCGTCCACCCGCACCCGGACATCGTTTGAACTGGCCGCCAAACGGCTTGGTATGAAGGTGGTCAACATCGTCGTTGGGATGTCGAGTCTGGCCAAGGGCGAGACGCTGCGCGACACCATTCTGACACTTGACGCTATGATGCCGGATGTCGTTGTCGTCCGGCATGCTGTGGCGGGTGTGCCGCATTTTATGGCGCGGTTCTCAAAGGCGCACTTTATCAACGCCGGCGACGGCGAGCACGAACATCCAACGCAGGCACTGCTTGACGCCTTCACGCTGCGTCGGCGGTTTGGGCGTTTAGAAGGGCTAGAAATTGCCATTCTAGGTGACATTCGCCACAGCCGCGTAGCGCGGTCAAATGTCCGGCTGCTGGCCATGATGGGCGCGCACGTCCGGCTGGGCGGCCCGCGTACGCTACGGGCGCCCGGCATCGAACGCTTCGCCGACGGCTGGCCTGGTACGGTGCGGGTGACGGACTCCATCCGGGAAGCCCTCACCGACGCTGACGCCGTGATGGTGCTGCGTATTCAGCAGGAGCGGCTTGACGGCGCGTTTTTTCCGTCGCTTGGTGAATACTTCACACACTTCGGCTTAACCCGTGAACGACTGGCTTGGGCCAAGCCTGACGCGCCAGTGCTGCATCCGGGGCCGATTAACCGCGAGGTGGAAATTGCTTCGGATGTCGCCGACGGCGTGCAGTCCCTGATTCAGACGCAAGTGACGCACGGCGTGGCCGTTCGTATGGCTTTGCTGGAGTGGTTGCTTAGTCGGGAAGCGACGCGGCCGCGAGCGAACGTTTCCTAA
- the mqnB gene encoding futalosine hydrolase, with translation MPEVFRFSPLLVVAAVAAEVRDAFPTWAQLPTETLPIGRLASLEPHVSILLTGVGIIRAAAAAAYVLGRRRFAALLHIGVGGAYPGAPVQVGDLATAAGECDPQSGIITPAGYQDLGGLGFPLTDAFPNSLMFNSPWADWVAQQVAPAPRLLFATVACCSGTDAAAAAMAARTTAAVENMEGLAVAWTAAQFGVPYAALRAISNFTGDRERQQWNLPAACAALARGLKAILDALPVESDQDCS, from the coding sequence GTGCCCGAAGTTTTCCGGTTTTCTCCTCTGTTGGTCGTTGCGGCGGTTGCGGCGGAAGTCCGGGATGCCTTCCCTACCTGGGCACAACTACCGACGGAAACGCTTCCCATAGGACGGCTGGCGTCACTAGAACCACATGTAAGCATTCTGCTGACGGGCGTCGGTATCATCCGAGCAGCGGCGGCGGCGGCGTACGTGTTGGGACGCCGCCGCTTCGCAGCCCTGCTGCATATCGGCGTCGGCGGCGCGTATCCTGGCGCACCGGTACAGGTCGGTGATCTTGCGACAGCCGCCGGGGAGTGTGATCCCCAGTCCGGCATCATCACGCCCGCTGGCTACCAAGACCTTGGCGGCCTTGGCTTTCCACTGACCGACGCTTTTCCTAATAGCTTGATGTTCAACAGTCCGTGGGCGGACTGGGTGGCGCAACAGGTGGCTCCTGCCCCTCGGCTGCTATTTGCGACAGTCGCCTGCTGCTCGGGAACTGACGCCGCTGCCGCCGCCATGGCTGCCCGCACTACCGCCGCCGTTGAGAATATGGAGGGACTAGCGGTCGCTTGGACGGCGGCGCAGTTCGGCGTTCCGTACGCCGCCTTGCGCGCTATCAGTAACTTCACCGGCGACCGTGAGCGCCAACAGTGGAACTTGCCGGCCGCTTGCGCCGCCTTAGCGCGCGGTCTGAAAGCTATTCTGGACGCTCTTCCCGTGGAAAGCGATCAGGATTGTTCGTGA
- a CDS encoding glycerophosphodiester phosphodiesterase gives MPSSFFRTVTVVLLVGVVLTTAPPAGFGQYPRNRKINIAHRGASAYAPEHTLAAYRLALEQGADYVEPDLQLTKDGVLVCLHDATLERTTNVRKVYPDRGRTETVGGQSRQVWRVADFTLEEIKRLDAGAWFGPQFAGERVPTFQEMIDVVRGKAGIYPEMKHPARYAALGFDMPKALLDVLKSNGLDRPGADPQTPVVIQSFDADSLRRLRRLGCRLPLVFLIDDEAPGDWISPDGMRRIRRFADGVGPSKHIVAKTPEVVRWARAAGLSVTLYTFKSNATGNFPDVEAEMRHFLYNLGVDAVFTNNPDRFPREERPE, from the coding sequence GTGCCGTCTTCATTTTTTCGGACTGTCACTGTTGTGCTGCTGGTAGGCGTGGTGTTGACGACCGCGCCGCCGGCCGGTTTCGGACAGTACCCACGCAACCGAAAAATCAATATCGCGCATCGCGGCGCGTCCGCTTATGCCCCAGAACATACTTTGGCCGCCTACCGGCTGGCGCTTGAGCAGGGGGCGGATTATGTTGAACCGGACCTCCAGCTGACGAAAGACGGCGTGTTAGTGTGCCTGCACGATGCGACGCTGGAACGCACGACCAATGTCCGGAAGGTGTATCCTGACCGCGGACGCACCGAGACCGTCGGCGGGCAATCTCGTCAAGTCTGGCGCGTGGCGGATTTTACGTTGGAAGAAATCAAGCGGCTCGACGCCGGCGCGTGGTTCGGCCCGCAGTTCGCCGGCGAGCGCGTCCCGACCTTCCAGGAGATGATTGATGTCGTTCGGGGCAAAGCTGGGATTTATCCTGAAATGAAGCACCCAGCGCGGTACGCCGCACTGGGATTTGACATGCCAAAGGCGCTACTTGACGTCCTCAAAAGCAATGGCCTTGATCGTCCCGGCGCTGACCCACAGACGCCGGTCGTCATTCAGTCCTTCGACGCCGACAGCCTCCGCCGCCTCCGGCGATTGGGATGCCGGTTGCCACTGGTGTTTTTGATTGACGACGAAGCGCCGGGCGACTGGATTTCACCGGACGGGATGCGGCGGATTCGGCGCTTCGCCGATGGTGTCGGTCCTTCAAAACACATTGTCGCCAAGACGCCAGAGGTGGTGCGTTGGGCGCGCGCCGCCGGATTGTCCGTGACGCTTTATACCTTCAAGTCAAACGCCACCGGCAATTTCCCCGACGTGGAAGCTGAGATGCGGCACTTTCTCTATAACCTAGGCGTTGACGCTGTTTTCACGAACAATCCTGATCGCTTTCCACGGGAAGAGCGTCCAGAATAG
- the phoU gene encoding phosphate signaling complex protein PhoU, which yields MDTLILDARVQGLRDKVLLLGGQAEDALSRALGALIRRNSALAEQVIRDDDTIDSVESEIDELCADLLIKAAQLGPTDLRFVIGVLRTTPMIERIADHAVNIARHALRLNDEPELKPYIALPHMATLVQKMLAAALDALTQSDAAKARQTIRRDDEVNLLYRRIFAELTTFMTKDSSTVTRATELLFVIKHLERIADYATNVCEQVVYLAEGRAIKHTSDAWQHDDDLNE from the coding sequence ATGGATACCCTCATACTGGACGCGCGGGTGCAAGGTTTGCGGGATAAGGTGCTGCTTTTAGGTGGGCAGGCCGAAGACGCCCTCTCGCGGGCGCTCGGAGCGCTGATTCGCCGCAATTCCGCCTTGGCTGAGCAGGTGATCCGCGATGACGATACGATTGATTCCGTTGAGTCGGAAATTGATGAGCTGTGCGCCGACTTGCTGATCAAAGCGGCGCAGTTGGGGCCGACGGACTTGCGGTTTGTCATCGGCGTCCTGCGTACGACGCCAATGATTGAGCGTATCGCTGATCACGCCGTCAATATCGCCCGCCACGCGCTGCGCCTCAATGATGAACCGGAACTCAAGCCGTACATTGCACTCCCCCACATGGCGACATTAGTGCAAAAGATGCTGGCTGCGGCGTTAGACGCCCTGACCCAGAGCGACGCCGCCAAGGCGCGGCAGACGATTCGGCGCGACGACGAAGTGAACTTGCTTTACCGCCGAATTTTCGCCGAACTGACGACTTTTATGACCAAGGATTCCAGTACGGTCACGCGCGCCACCGAGCTGTTGTTCGTCATCAAGCATCTTGAACGCATCGCCGACTACGCGACGAACGTATGCGAGCAAGTGGTTTACCTCGCGGAAGGTCGTGCCATCAAGCATACCTCGGACGCATGGCAACATGATGACGATCTCAATGAGTAA
- a CDS encoding response regulator transcription factor → MKRSIVIIEDDADIAQSIRYNLEQEGSFQVTITTTGEAGLRTVLEHPPNLILLDLNLPLMNGFEICRRLRREEATAHVPIIMLTARTDETDKIHGLGLGADDYVTKPFSVRELMARINAILRRTEGGTSSVYDDGTLFIDYNHFIVRCQGQEISLTRKEFALLKLLAQSKGRVLTREYLLDRIWGIDYDGETRTLDVHIRRVRQKLGIDGYIETAVGIGYRFVEAGKDAAKSPKPPKKR, encoded by the coding sequence ATGAAACGCAGCATTGTCATTATTGAGGACGACGCCGACATTGCCCAGTCTATTCGCTACAACCTTGAACAAGAGGGCAGTTTTCAGGTCACGATTACGACGACGGGGGAGGCCGGGCTGCGGACGGTGCTGGAGCATCCGCCGAATCTGATTTTGCTCGATCTCAACCTGCCGCTGATGAACGGCTTTGAAATCTGCCGCCGACTGCGCCGCGAGGAAGCGACGGCGCACGTACCGATCATTATGCTAACGGCGCGCACAGATGAAACCGACAAAATTCACGGGCTGGGCCTTGGCGCGGACGACTATGTGACGAAGCCGTTTAGCGTACGCGAACTGATGGCCCGCATTAACGCCATTCTGCGCCGGACGGAAGGCGGCACATCCTCCGTCTATGATGACGGGACACTGTTTATTGACTACAACCACTTCATTGTCCGGTGTCAGGGGCAGGAAATCAGCCTGACGCGCAAGGAGTTTGCCTTGCTCAAGTTGCTGGCCCAGAGCAAGGGGCGTGTGCTCACGCGCGAGTATCTCTTGGATCGCATCTGGGGGATTGACTACGACGGAGAGACGCGCACGCTCGATGTCCACATCCGGCGGGTGCGCCAGAAGCTCGGCATAGACGGCTACATCGAAACCGCTGTCGGCATCGGCTATCGCTTCGTCGAGGCTGGTAAAGACGCCGCTAAGTCGCCCAAGCCCCCCAAGAAGCGATAA
- a CDS encoding ATP-binding protein produces MSFRLDQYSQPLLEAVLGSLREGIIVIDRQTEVVLYNQAAVDVFNLSPVMTGPLRLIDITRNKAIHDGFRQVLEEGRPFDANLEIFGVEERTFSFRATPLLMPSAHEVVGAIGVFFDVTQLVRLERVRREFFANLSHELRTPLTSILAYVETLLNGALYDNENNLQFLRIINKHATRMQNLVRDIADLSAIEAGEFKLEPVAIELKGFVDNLAVLVTPEATARQVTFRNEVTPGVQVQADPQALEQILMNLIINAVKFNRPGGEVVVTARFESDVRTMISVRDTGIGIEAKHIPRIFERLYRVDKSRSQEVGGTGLGLAIVKHLVLNHGGDISVDSTPGVGSEFRVRLPRPPVTS; encoded by the coding sequence ATGAGCTTTCGACTCGATCAGTACTCGCAACCCCTCCTTGAAGCGGTGCTTGGTTCGCTGCGGGAAGGCATCATCGTCATTGACCGGCAGACGGAAGTGGTGCTTTACAACCAAGCTGCTGTGGACGTCTTCAACCTCTCGCCGGTGATGACCGGGCCGCTGCGTCTGATTGACATCACCCGCAACAAAGCGATTCACGACGGGTTTCGCCAAGTGCTCGAAGAAGGACGCCCGTTTGACGCCAATCTGGAGATTTTCGGGGTTGAGGAACGCACGTTCAGCTTTCGCGCGACGCCGCTGTTGATGCCCTCGGCGCATGAGGTGGTTGGGGCGATTGGCGTGTTTTTCGATGTTACGCAGTTGGTTCGGCTGGAACGTGTCCGGCGGGAGTTCTTCGCCAATCTGTCGCACGAACTCCGTACGCCGCTGACTTCCATCTTGGCCTACGTTGAAACCCTGCTCAACGGGGCGCTGTACGACAACGAGAACAATCTTCAGTTCTTACGCATCATCAACAAGCACGCGACGCGCATGCAAAACCTCGTGCGCGACATTGCTGACTTATCGGCAATTGAAGCCGGAGAGTTTAAATTGGAGCCCGTCGCCATTGAGCTAAAGGGGTTTGTGGACAACTTGGCGGTACTGGTGACACCGGAAGCCACTGCCCGCCAGGTGACCTTTCGGAACGAGGTAACGCCCGGTGTACAGGTTCAGGCCGACCCACAGGCGCTTGAGCAAATTCTGATGAACCTCATCATCAACGCCGTTAAGTTCAACCGTCCGGGTGGTGAAGTCGTGGTGACGGCCCGCTTTGAAAGCGACGTGCGGACGATGATTTCCGTCCGCGATACGGGCATCGGCATCGAAGCCAAGCACATACCCCGCATCTTTGAACGGCTGTATCGTGTGGATAAGTCGCGGTCGCAGGAGGTCGGCGGGACGGGACTTGGACTGGCGATTGTCAAGCATCTCGTGCTCAATCATGGGGGCGATATTTCAGTGGACAGCACGCCGGGCGTCGGTTCAGAGTTTCGCGTGCGGTTGCCGCGCCCGCCTGTCACGTCATAA
- a CDS encoding diguanylate cyclase, with amino-acid sequence MLVAPPTPIGADIEAALQRSRTLQLTTAADGTALIALMSEYEFDVVLLALEDDPVTWGHLAYIHQVNPQLPIVGCLPNDDTALAAKARAEGVTFILTPPLTGDRLRRAIARVERVTEAAETPLSPQALHDIALKLHAHLDLDALAQTAFHTLFRLTPCTTGRLFITVESGLFGYESGLSPSGEPVIQKLPLETVTTDLAELPEAFDTLTYLDNNRLYIQLRRDAQRIGVAVLGYPRRIKLTNVEIEGMSLLARHLAYAFHNALEYRLIQRKREQVFLINEVTRQMARSLDLETVIADIVEHLQRYMECEVVAIYTPYLTGPEGENFHIASRLSDRTSVRATYLQRPSGLIPDVLEGGETILCRDLRQLPEWRGHSTRSRSKIATPIWLEGRIEGVLEFESVRPGAFDEDDCSIAEDLALQVSVAIRNTRLYHSAQAEHEYLQTVLDVAIDTAIISTDPAGNIVTFSRGAEKMFGYDDKEVVGSSILPLFKDSSVAESIARLLEGKPVHFGETDVELRRRNGDTFYASLSVHQLRAKRGEGFLLVLMDVTERRARQEQLLKLSITDELTGLYNKRYYQDILPREIARAQRRDATFALCYFDLDGFKRFNDTRGHVAGDELLRWVGGLVQSVIRRQVDLPFRYGGDEFVLILPETPAEAARRVGERICQGVFERFNGEVTVSFGIVEYAGESAEELTVRADKMMYAAKRAGGNRVTTYTSGEWRFQSGGWPVATTPEKPLTYE; translated from the coding sequence TTGCTTGTCGCTCCACCGACGCCGATTGGCGCTGATATTGAAGCGGCGCTCCAACGCAGCCGGACGCTCCAACTGACCACAGCCGCCGACGGCACGGCGCTCATCGCGTTGATGTCTGAGTACGAGTTTGATGTTGTTTTGCTAGCGTTGGAGGACGACCCGGTGACGTGGGGGCATCTGGCGTACATTCACCAGGTCAATCCGCAGTTGCCAATTGTGGGGTGCTTGCCGAACGACGACACGGCGTTGGCTGCTAAAGCTAGAGCTGAAGGTGTCACGTTCATTCTGACGCCGCCGCTGACCGGCGACCGTTTGCGCCGCGCGATTGCACGAGTCGAGCGTGTAACGGAAGCCGCCGAGACGCCCCTCTCCCCACAGGCGCTCCACGACATCGCCCTCAAACTGCATGCCCATCTTGACCTAGACGCCTTAGCTCAAACTGCCTTTCACACCCTGTTTCGACTAACGCCCTGTACGACGGGACGGCTGTTCATAACCGTTGAGAGCGGCCTGTTTGGTTATGAAAGTGGGTTGTCGCCTAGCGGCGAGCCGGTAATACAGAAGTTGCCGCTTGAAACTGTCACGACTGACTTAGCGGAACTGCCGGAAGCGTTCGACACGTTGACCTACTTGGACAACAATCGGCTGTACATCCAACTGCGGCGCGACGCGCAGCGCATCGGGGTTGCTGTCCTCGGCTACCCGCGCCGAATCAAGCTGACGAACGTCGAAATCGAGGGGATGAGTTTGCTTGCGCGGCATTTGGCCTACGCCTTTCACAACGCGCTTGAATACCGGCTGATCCAACGTAAGCGGGAACAGGTATTCCTCATCAATGAAGTCACCCGCCAGATGGCCCGCAGTCTCGACCTTGAAACGGTCATCGCCGATATTGTCGAACATTTGCAACGCTACATGGAGTGCGAGGTGGTGGCGATCTATACGCCGTATCTGACCGGGCCGGAAGGTGAGAACTTCCACATTGCCTCGCGGCTTTCCGACCGCACTAGCGTCCGGGCGACCTATCTTCAACGCCCTTCCGGGCTTATCCCCGACGTGCTGGAAGGCGGAGAAACTATCCTCTGTCGTGATCTGCGGCAACTGCCCGAATGGCGCGGACACTCAACGCGCTCCCGCTCCAAGATTGCGACGCCCATCTGGCTCGAAGGCCGCATTGAGGGGGTTCTGGAATTTGAAAGCGTCCGTCCCGGCGCATTTGACGAGGATGATTGCTCAATTGCAGAAGACCTCGCCTTGCAGGTGTCTGTCGCCATCCGCAACACCCGGCTCTACCACAGCGCGCAAGCCGAGCATGAGTATTTGCAGACGGTTCTCGATGTCGCCATTGACACCGCCATCATCTCCACTGACCCAGCTGGGAACATCGTCACGTTTAGTCGCGGCGCGGAAAAAATGTTTGGCTACGACGACAAGGAGGTGGTTGGCTCATCTATTTTGCCGCTCTTCAAGGATTCCAGCGTGGCGGAGAGCATAGCCAGACTCCTAGAAGGCAAGCCCGTTCACTTCGGCGAAACGGATGTGGAGCTTAGGCGGCGCAACGGTGACACCTTCTACGCCAGTCTCTCCGTACACCAACTGCGCGCCAAACGTGGCGAGGGCTTCCTGTTAGTTCTGATGGATGTGACGGAACGCCGCGCCCGGCAAGAACAGCTTCTCAAGCTAAGCATCACCGATGAACTGACCGGGCTGTACAACAAACGCTACTACCAAGACATTCTGCCGCGCGAAATCGCCCGCGCCCAGCGGCGCGACGCCACCTTTGCCCTGTGCTATTTCGACCTGGATGGTTTCAAACGATTCAATGACACGCGCGGACACGTCGCCGGTGACGAACTGCTCCGCTGGGTCGGCGGTCTAGTGCAATCCGTCATTCGGCGGCAAGTGGATTTGCCGTTCCGCTATGGCGGCGACGAGTTTGTGCTGATTTTGCCGGAGACGCCGGCGGAAGCCGCGCGGCGCGTCGGCGAACGGATTTGTCAAGGCGTTTTTGAACGCTTCAACGGCGAGGTGACGGTGAGTTTCGGCATCGTTGAGTACGCCGGCGAATCGGCCGAGGAGCTCACTGTCCGCGCCGACAAGATGATGTACGCCGCCAAGCGCGCCGGCGGCAATCGCGTCACGACCTACACCAGCGGCGAATGGCGCTTCCAAAGCGGCGGCTGGCCCGTTGCGACGACACCGGAAAAACCACTGACCTACGAATAA
- the xseA gene encoding exodeoxyribonuclease VII large subunit yields the protein MFESTPRLTVSALTAQIRRRLERDFGEVVVEGEISNFVAHTSGHWYFTLKDAQAQIRCACWRGTNYRIRFRPQNGLYVVCRGRVTVYAPKGEYQLTVEAMSPVGVGAHQLAFEQLKAKLAAEGLLAPERKRPLPLLPRRIGVVTSPTGAAIQDILNVLRRRNDSVSVLLYPAQVEGVEAAADIAAGVRWFSRHTDPDFPVDVLIVGRGGGSAESLWAFNTEEVARAIAESNIPVISAVGHEIDFTIADFVADVRAPTPSAAAEMVAARRADLLAHLQARTAALVGAMRIRLLEARDAVERLARHPVFEDARARLRDAVQRCDELALAAQSAMRERLRAAERRLERAADRLHRCNWDLRFHTRRQATMELADKLATACWRRMAHERHHLAHVTAQLEALSPLRVLARGYAIVRHPDGRLIRSVADIQPEQMFHVRLADGELYGRAVAMTLLSEDTPPSDYS from the coding sequence ATGTTCGAATCAACCCCGCGCCTGACCGTTTCGGCGCTGACAGCGCAGATTCGACGGCGACTTGAACGCGACTTTGGCGAAGTCGTCGTCGAAGGTGAAATTTCAAATTTCGTCGCCCATACGTCGGGTCACTGGTACTTCACGCTCAAGGACGCGCAGGCGCAGATTCGCTGCGCCTGCTGGCGCGGGACGAACTACCGGATTCGGTTTCGCCCGCAAAATGGGTTGTACGTGGTGTGCCGTGGGCGTGTGACGGTTTACGCCCCCAAGGGCGAGTACCAGCTGACGGTGGAGGCGATGTCGCCGGTCGGCGTTGGGGCGCACCAGTTGGCGTTTGAGCAGCTCAAGGCCAAGCTGGCCGCTGAAGGGTTGCTGGCGCCGGAGCGCAAACGCCCGCTGCCGTTGCTTCCACGTCGGATTGGCGTGGTGACCTCGCCGACCGGCGCGGCAATTCAAGACATTCTCAACGTACTGCGCCGCCGGAACGATAGCGTGAGTGTGTTGCTCTATCCGGCGCAAGTGGAAGGCGTGGAGGCCGCCGCTGATATTGCGGCGGGCGTCCGTTGGTTTAGCCGCCATACCGACCCGGACTTTCCGGTGGACGTGCTGATTGTCGGACGCGGCGGCGGCAGCGCGGAATCGCTCTGGGCGTTTAACACCGAAGAGGTTGCGCGTGCGATTGCCGAGTCCAACATTCCGGTCATTTCGGCCGTGGGTCACGAGATTGACTTCACGATTGCGGATTTCGTCGCCGACGTGCGCGCGCCAACGCCGTCGGCGGCGGCGGAAATGGTGGCAGCACGGCGGGCTGACCTGCTAGCGCACCTTCAAGCGCGGACGGCGGCGCTGGTCGGCGCAATGCGAATTCGGTTGCTGGAAGCGCGGGACGCCGTAGAGCGACTAGCGCGGCATCCGGTTTTCGAAGATGCGCGTGCGCGCCTACGCGACGCCGTGCAGCGGTGCGACGAACTGGCGCTGGCGGCGCAATCGGCGATGCGGGAACGGCTACGGGCGGCCGAGCGGCGGCTGGAGCGAGCCGCCGACCGCTTGCACCGTTGCAACTGGGACCTGCGCTTTCATACGCGGCGTCAAGCGACGATGGAGTTGGCGGACAAGCTAGCCACTGCCTGTTGGAGACGGATGGCGCACGAACGCCACCATTTGGCGCACGTCACGGCGCAATTGGAAGCGTTGTCGCCGTTGCGCGTGCTGGCCCGTGGCTACGCTATCGTTCGGCATCCCGACGGGCGACTCATCCGCTCCGTCGCCGACATTCAGCCGGAGCAAATGTTCCACGTTCGGCTGGCGGACGGCGAGCTATATGGGCGCGCAGTGGCCATGACGCTCCTTTCGGAAGATACGCCGCCGTCCGATTATTCGTAG
- a CDS encoding sugar transferase — MAQTTLPPLGSSSSPTAVSFVRPLLSSVGDTTSQFFAPIVIAGLVLFDTAAATGSLAAGIWIASAFWQVEPTLTPYVPFLPTLLLVRLLTLRHYGLYRLRGAFRYSDDLLAAFKGVSLGCIYSFVTLFFFHRGMLDQPLFLSRVVFVCDWAILLVLVVASRILLRQVQSWVRSEGYDLIPAFVVGIGEEARVCIAEINESPRLGYKVLGVLTTDERTPDTPDMIEDVPIIGTFDDLPELARALGIKEVLITDSQLHPRRIFNAMMNAGRKHHLNFRVVPSLFNCLPEKTQIEQLGSLPMIQLFRDPLSGVNRFLKRALDVVGASVGLIVLSPVLAAIAIAIRRESPGPIFYRQERVGMDGRTFQMLKFRSMYADATDEIHRRLMVETIRYPSRANRGTRGKPLYGKVFNDPRLTKVGKWIRRYSLDELPNLWNVLKGEMSLVGPRPPIPYEVAEYEDWHRARFSVKGGVTGLWQVSGRNRLTFEQMVRLDIYYIENWSLWLDIKILLRTIPVVLRGDNTY, encoded by the coding sequence ATGGCACAAACAACACTACCACCGCTTGGGTCGTCTTCGTCGCCGACCGCCGTCTCTTTTGTCCGCCCGCTCCTATCTTCGGTTGGCGACACAACGTCTCAGTTCTTTGCTCCCATCGTCATCGCCGGCTTGGTGCTATTCGACACCGCGGCTGCCACCGGGTCGTTGGCTGCCGGCATCTGGATTGCCTCGGCCTTCTGGCAGGTTGAGCCGACTTTGACGCCCTACGTCCCTTTTCTGCCCACATTGCTCCTCGTCCGACTGCTGACGCTGCGGCACTACGGGCTGTACCGTTTACGCGGGGCGTTTCGCTATTCTGACGACTTGCTGGCAGCGTTCAAAGGCGTCTCGCTCGGCTGCATTTACAGCTTTGTGACGCTGTTTTTCTTCCATCGCGGCATGCTCGACCAGCCGTTGTTCCTCTCGCGGGTCGTCTTCGTCTGCGACTGGGCCATCCTACTGGTCCTAGTGGTTGCTAGTCGCATCCTGTTGCGCCAAGTGCAGTCTTGGGTACGCAGTGAAGGCTACGACCTCATTCCGGCCTTTGTGGTTGGGATTGGCGAGGAAGCGCGCGTGTGTATCGCCGAAATCAACGAGTCGCCCCGCTTGGGCTACAAAGTGCTTGGCGTGCTCACAACCGACGAGCGCACACCTGACACGCCAGACATGATTGAAGATGTGCCGATTATCGGTACGTTTGACGACCTGCCGGAACTGGCCCGCGCGCTCGGCATCAAGGAAGTACTCATCACCGACTCGCAACTTCATCCGCGCCGGATTTTCAACGCCATGATGAACGCCGGGCGGAAACACCATCTCAACTTTCGCGTCGTACCGAGCCTGTTCAACTGCTTGCCCGAAAAAACCCAGATTGAACAACTGGGTTCGCTGCCGATGATCCAGCTTTTCCGCGATCCGTTGTCGGGCGTCAACCGGTTTCTGAAGCGGGCGCTGGATGTCGTGGGCGCAAGCGTGGGCTTGATTGTTCTGTCGCCGGTGCTGGCCGCCATCGCCATCGCCATCCGCCGTGAGTCGCCAGGGCCGATCTTCTACCGTCAGGAACGGGTCGGCATGGATGGGCGAACGTTCCAAATGCTCAAGTTCCGCTCTATGTACGCCGACGCGACGGACGAAATTCACCGGCGGCTCATGGTGGAGACCATCCGCTACCCGTCGCGTGCCAATCGCGGCACACGCGGGAAGCCGCTCTACGGCAAGGTGTTCAACGATCCCCGCCTGACCAAAGTCGGGAAGTGGATTCGCCGTTACAGCCTCGACGAGCTGCCGAACCTGTGGAACGTTCTCAAGGGTGAAATGAGCTTGGTCGGGCCGCGTCCGCCGATTCCCTACGAAGTTGCCGAGTACGAGGACTGGCACCGGGCGCGCTTCAGCGTCAAGGGCGGCGTGACAGGGTTGTGGCAGGTTTCGGGACGCAACCGGCTGACGTTCGAACAAATGGTTCGGCTCGATATTTACTACATCGAAAACTGGTCACTGTGGCTTGACATCAAGATTCTGCTGCGGACGATTCCGGTCGTCCTCCGTGGCGACAACACTTACTGA